A section of the Pseudomonas flavescens genome encodes:
- a CDS encoding MFS transporter, with product MWSLIAPISSLLGGVALLLLGNGLLNTLLTLRGVAEGYSTGMLGLIMSGYFVGFLLGTWLAIPLVRRVGHIRAFSFCAALAAITALLHVLIVDPWVWLGLRVLYGLALVSLYMVIESWLNAQVPNDKRGQMFAVYMAVNLGALAAAQQLLNLADPGEFLLFALAAMLISAALMPITLTRQPQPSVPDTLHTNLRAIAGIAPLSIAAAGLSGLALGAFWGMAPVYASLNGFDAAGVGLMMSATILGGALLQWPIGRFSDTHDRRWVLFWVVSAAVLVALLMSLLPAGRPLLALMFLFGGLSFAIYPVAVAQLIDQLHSDEILAGSSSLLMVNGIGSVCGPLLAGLLMQYTGAAALPLYFAATLGLLAAYTFYRLRHVSDLVSGEQAHFVPMLRTSHTVLELMPDAPPSDDENDTDNDNQGDEREPVTASS from the coding sequence ATGTGGTCCTTGATTGCCCCTATCAGCTCGTTGCTGGGTGGGGTTGCGTTACTCCTCCTCGGCAACGGTCTGCTCAACACTCTACTGACCCTGCGTGGCGTCGCCGAAGGCTACTCCACCGGGATGCTCGGACTGATCATGTCCGGGTACTTCGTCGGTTTTCTTCTCGGCACCTGGCTGGCTATTCCGCTGGTTCGTCGCGTTGGGCATATTCGTGCGTTCTCCTTTTGCGCCGCCCTCGCCGCGATCACCGCGCTGCTCCATGTGCTGATCGTCGACCCCTGGGTCTGGCTGGGCTTGCGGGTGCTCTATGGCCTGGCGCTGGTCAGCCTGTATATGGTCATCGAGAGCTGGCTCAACGCTCAGGTCCCCAACGACAAGCGCGGACAGATGTTCGCGGTGTACATGGCGGTGAATCTGGGTGCTCTGGCTGCCGCGCAGCAATTGCTGAACCTGGCAGATCCTGGCGAATTCCTGCTCTTCGCCCTGGCGGCGATGCTGATCAGTGCGGCACTGATGCCCATCACCCTGACCCGCCAGCCGCAGCCGAGCGTGCCGGATACACTGCATACCAACCTGCGCGCCATCGCCGGCATCGCGCCACTGTCGATTGCTGCAGCGGGCCTGTCTGGCCTGGCACTCGGTGCGTTCTGGGGCATGGCGCCGGTGTATGCCAGCCTCAATGGCTTCGATGCCGCCGGAGTCGGCCTGATGATGAGCGCGACGATTCTCGGCGGCGCTCTGCTGCAGTGGCCGATCGGGCGCTTTTCCGACACCCATGATCGACGCTGGGTGCTGTTCTGGGTGGTCAGCGCTGCGGTGCTCGTCGCCCTGTTGATGAGCCTGCTGCCGGCCGGCCGGCCGCTACTGGCCCTGATGTTCCTGTTTGGCGGACTGTCGTTCGCCATCTATCCCGTCGCCGTGGCGCAGCTCATCGACCAGTTGCACAGCGACGAGATCCTTGCCGGCTCCAGCAGCCTGCTGATGGTCAATGGCATCGGCTCCGTCTGCGGGCCGCTGCTCGCCGGGCTACTGATGCAGTACACCGGCGCCGCCGCCCTGCCGCTGTACTTCGCGGCCACCCTGGGGTTGCTGGCGGCCTACACCTTCTATCGTCTGCGTCACGTCAGCGATCTGGTCTCGGGTGAACAGGCGCATTTCGTGCCGATGCTACGCACCAGTCACACCGTGCTGGAGCTGATGCCCGACGCGCCGCCCTCGGACGATGAAAACGACACGGACAACGATAACCAGGGTGACGAGCGGGAGCCCGTCACCGCTTCATCGTAG
- a CDS encoding 4a-hydroxytetrahydrobiopterin dehydratase produces the protein MTDLTKATCEACNADAPKVSETELAELLRQIPDWNIEVRDGVMQLERTYAFRTFKHALAFTNAVGEIAETENHHPALLTEWGKVTVTWWSHSIKGLHRNDFIMAARTDELAKGADGRK, from the coding sequence ATGACTGATCTCACCAAAGCCACTTGCGAGGCCTGCAACGCCGACGCCCCCAAAGTCAGCGAAACCGAGCTGGCGGAGCTGCTGCGGCAGATTCCCGACTGGAACATCGAGGTTCGCGACGGCGTGATGCAGCTCGAAAGGACCTACGCTTTTCGCACCTTCAAACATGCGCTGGCCTTCACCAACGCGGTGGGCGAGATCGCCGAAACGGAGAACCATCACCCCGCTCTGCTCACCGAATGGGGCAAGGTCACGGTGACCTGGTGGAGCCACTCGATCAAGGGCCTGCATCGCAACGATTTCATCATGGCGGCACGCACCGACGAGTTGGCCAAGGGTGCCGATGGGCGCAAATGA
- the phhA gene encoding phenylalanine 4-monooxygenase — translation MKASQYVARQPEASGFIHYDEVEHRTWQTLIERQLAVIESRACQPYLDGLDELALPHDRIPQLPDINRVLRAATGWQVAQVPALIPFQRFFELLANRQFPVATFIRSEAELDYLQEPDIFHEIFGHCPLLTNPWFAGFTHTYGRLGLAATPQERVFLARLYWMTIEFGLVDTPAGKRIYGGGILSSPKEALYCLSAEPEHLPFDPVETMRTPYRIDILQPLYFVLPDLQRLYALAQEDIMGHVQEAMRLGLHEPKFPPRAA, via the coding sequence ATGAAAGCCAGCCAGTACGTCGCCAGGCAGCCTGAGGCGAGCGGCTTTATCCACTATGACGAGGTCGAGCATCGCACCTGGCAGACGCTGATCGAGCGCCAGCTCGCGGTGATCGAGTCACGGGCCTGCCAACCCTATCTCGATGGCCTGGACGAGCTCGCCCTGCCCCATGACCGGATTCCCCAGTTGCCGGACATCAACCGCGTGCTGCGCGCCGCCACCGGCTGGCAAGTCGCGCAGGTACCGGCGCTGATTCCCTTTCAACGCTTCTTCGAACTGCTCGCCAATCGGCAGTTTCCGGTGGCCACCTTCATCCGCAGCGAAGCGGAGCTGGATTACCTGCAGGAGCCGGACATCTTCCACGAGATATTCGGTCACTGCCCGTTGCTTACCAACCCCTGGTTCGCCGGGTTCACCCACACCTACGGCCGCCTGGGTCTGGCCGCCACGCCTCAGGAGCGGGTGTTTCTCGCTCGCCTGTACTGGATGACCATCGAGTTCGGGCTGGTAGATACCCCGGCGGGCAAGCGCATCTACGGCGGCGGAATTCTCTCCTCACCCAAGGAGGCGCTGTACTGCCTGTCCGCAGAGCCCGAACACCTGCCGTTCGATCCTGTCGAAACCATGCGTACGCCCTACCGCATCGACATCCTGCAGCCGCTGTATTTCGTGCTGCCGGATCTGCAACGGCTGTACGCCCTGGCCCAGGAAGACATCATGGGCCACGTTCAGGAGGCGATGCGCCTGGGCCTGCACGAGCCGAAGTTTCCGCCCAGGGCGGCTTGA
- a CDS encoding sigma-54-dependent transcriptional regulator has translation MRIKIHCQNRVGILRDILELLVDYGINVARGEVGGEQGNAIYLHCPNLINLQFQALRAKFEAITGVFGVKRVGLMPSERRHLELNALLGALEFPVLSIDMGGSIVAANRAAAGLLGVRVDEVPGIALSRYVEDFDLPELVRANRSRINGLRVKVCGDVFLADIAPLQSEHDDSEAMAGAVLTLHRADRVGERIYQVRKQELRGFDSIFQSSRVMAAVVREARRMAPLDAPLLIEGETGTGKELLARACHLASPRGQSPFMALNCAGLPESMAETELFGYGPGAFEGARAEGKLGLLELTAGGTLFLDGVGEMSPRLQAKLLRFLQDGCFRRVGSDEEVYLDVRVTCATQLDLSELCARGEFREDLYHRLNVLSLHIPPLRECLDGLQPLAEHFLDRASRQIGCPLPGLAPAALDKLGRYHWPGNVRQLENVLFQAVSLCDGAVVKPEHIRLPGYGAAQPLGDFSLEGGLDAIVGRFEKAVLERLHGEFPSSRLLGKRLGVSHTTIANKLREHGVGKE, from the coding sequence ATGCGTATCAAGATCCACTGCCAGAACCGTGTTGGCATCCTGCGCGATATCCTCGAACTGCTGGTCGACTATGGCATCAACGTCGCACGCGGCGAGGTCGGCGGCGAGCAGGGCAACGCCATTTACCTGCATTGCCCCAACCTGATCAATCTGCAGTTCCAGGCGCTGCGCGCCAAGTTCGAAGCCATCACCGGCGTGTTCGGCGTCAAGCGCGTGGGCCTGATGCCCAGTGAGCGTCGCCATCTGGAGCTCAACGCCTTGCTCGGTGCGCTGGAATTCCCGGTGCTGTCCATCGACATGGGTGGCAGTATCGTCGCCGCCAACCGGGCCGCTGCCGGTCTGCTTGGGGTACGGGTGGACGAAGTACCGGGCATCGCGCTGTCGCGCTACGTCGAGGATTTCGATCTGCCGGAGCTGGTCCGCGCCAATCGCTCGCGCATCAATGGCCTGCGGGTGAAGGTCTGTGGCGACGTGTTTCTCGCCGATATCGCACCGCTGCAAAGCGAGCACGACGACAGCGAGGCCATGGCCGGTGCGGTGCTGACCCTGCACCGTGCCGACCGTGTCGGCGAGCGCATTTACCAGGTGCGCAAGCAGGAACTGCGTGGTTTCGACAGCATCTTCCAGAGTTCCCGAGTGATGGCGGCCGTGGTGCGTGAGGCGCGGCGCATGGCGCCGCTGGATGCACCGCTGTTGATCGAGGGCGAAACCGGCACCGGCAAGGAACTGCTGGCCCGCGCCTGCCACCTGGCCAGTCCGCGGGGCCAGTCGCCGTTCATGGCACTCAACTGTGCCGGCCTGCCGGAGTCGATGGCCGAGACCGAACTGTTCGGTTACGGCCCCGGTGCCTTCGAGGGGGCCCGTGCCGAGGGCAAGCTGGGCCTGCTGGAGCTGACCGCAGGCGGCACTCTGTTTCTCGATGGTGTCGGTGAAATGAGCCCGCGCCTGCAGGCCAAGCTGTTGCGCTTTCTGCAGGACGGTTGCTTCCGTCGGGTCGGCAGTGACGAGGAGGTGTACCTGGATGTGCGGGTGACCTGCGCCACCCAGCTCGACCTCTCCGAGCTGTGCGCCCGTGGCGAGTTTCGCGAAGACCTGTACCACCGGCTCAACGTGCTGAGCCTGCACATCCCGCCGCTGCGTGAATGCCTGGATGGCCTGCAGCCGCTGGCCGAGCATTTTCTCGACCGCGCCAGCCGACAGATCGGCTGCCCGCTACCGGGTCTGGCGCCCGCCGCGCTGGACAAGCTGGGCCGTTACCATTGGCCGGGCAACGTGCGGCAGCTGGAGAACGTGCTGTTCCAGGCGGTGTCGCTGTGCGACGGCGCAGTGGTGAAGCCCGAGCACATTCGCCTGCCGGGCTACGGTGCGGCGCAGCCGCTGGGCGACTTCTCGCTGGAAGGCGGGCTGGACGCCATCGTCGGGCGTTTCGAGAAGGCCGTATTGGAGCGCCTGCACGGGGAATTTCCCAGTAGCCGCTTGCTCGGCAAGCGGCTGGGCGTGTCCCACACCACCATCGCCAACAAGTTGCGCGAGCATGGGGTTGGCAAGGAGTAG
- a CDS encoding DUF799 domain-containing protein: MPLLTSLKTLAALAAIALLAGCATQQPYDYSAFKESSPASILVLPPINKSPDIKATFSMYSLITAPLSEAGYYVLPVAVVNETFKQNGMLNAEEIREVPPQKLYEIFGADTVLYIDVTEYGSSYKVISSEVAVAASATLVDLRTGKELWKGIARASSAEQQQNSGGGLAGILITALVNQVMNTLNDRGHEIAGITSARLLSSNPVNGILPGPRARPVSAR; the protein is encoded by the coding sequence ATGCCTCTACTGACCTCTCTCAAAACACTCGCGGCCCTGGCCGCCATCGCCCTGCTCGCCGGTTGCGCCACCCAGCAGCCCTACGACTACAGCGCCTTCAAGGAAAGCAGCCCGGCCTCCATTCTGGTGCTGCCACCGATCAACAAATCCCCGGACATCAAGGCCACCTTCAGCATGTATTCGCTGATCACCGCGCCCCTGAGCGAGGCCGGCTACTACGTGCTCCCGGTGGCGGTGGTCAACGAGACCTTCAAGCAGAACGGCATGCTCAACGCCGAGGAAATCCGCGAAGTCCCGCCGCAGAAGCTCTACGAGATCTTCGGTGCCGACACCGTGCTGTACATCGACGTGACCGAGTACGGCAGCAGCTACAAGGTGATCAGCAGCGAGGTAGCGGTGGCCGCCAGTGCCACGCTGGTCGACCTGCGCACCGGCAAGGAACTGTGGAAAGGCATCGCCCGGGCCAGCAGCGCCGAACAGCAGCAGAACAGCGGCGGCGGCCTGGCCGGCATCCTGATCACCGCGCTGGTCAATCAGGTGATGAACACGCTGAACGATCGCGGCCACGAGATCGCCGGCATCACCAGTGCCCGCCTGCTGAGCAGCAACCCGGTCAACGGCATTCTGCCCGGCCCGCGCGCGCGGCCCGTCAGCGCTCGCTGA
- a CDS encoding DUF4810 domain-containing protein: MTFARTPLLLAALLAAATLGGCAQQPKSLYYWDGYQQQVYQRFENTTGTEEQIAALEASAQKARAADRTLPPGFHAHLGMLYAEIGKPDQVRQQFETEKALFPESAQYMDFLMRNMAK, encoded by the coding sequence ATGACATTCGCCCGTACTCCCCTTCTGCTGGCAGCCCTGCTCGCTGCCGCAACGCTCGGCGGCTGCGCCCAGCAGCCCAAATCGCTGTACTACTGGGATGGTTATCAGCAGCAGGTCTACCAACGCTTCGAGAACACCACCGGCACCGAAGAGCAGATTGCCGCCCTTGAAGCCAGTGCACAGAAAGCCCGCGCCGCGGACCGTACCCTGCCGCCAGGTTTCCATGCCCACCTCGGCATGCTGTACGCGGAGATCGGCAAACCCGATCAGGTGCGCCAGCAATTCGAAACCGAGAAGGCCCTGTTCCCCGAGTCCGCTCAGTACATGGACTTCCTGATGCGCAATATGGCCAAGTGA
- a CDS encoding CsgG/HfaB family protein: MNKIITAILAGMLVLLAGCATESSRTLEVAKVTTAASHYNGPRSPIAVGKFDNRSSYLRGIFSDSVDRLGGQAKTILITHLQQSNRFNVLDRDNLAELQQESGFSKQAQQVKGANFVVTGDVTEFGRKEVGDHQLFGILGRGKQQIAYAKVNLNIVDVSTSEVVYSTQGAGEYSLSNREVIGFGGTASYDSTLNGKVLDLAIREAVNNLVSGVDSGAWRPAK, translated from the coding sequence ATGAACAAGATCATCACCGCCATCCTTGCAGGCATGCTCGTGCTGCTGGCCGGTTGCGCCACCGAAAGCTCGCGCACCCTGGAAGTCGCCAAGGTCACTACCGCAGCGAGCCATTACAACGGTCCGCGCAGCCCGATCGCCGTCGGCAAGTTCGATAACCGTTCCAGCTATCTGCGCGGCATTTTCAGCGACAGCGTCGACCGCCTTGGCGGGCAGGCCAAAACCATCCTGATCACCCACCTGCAGCAGTCGAACCGCTTCAATGTGCTCGACCGCGACAACCTGGCAGAGCTGCAGCAGGAGTCGGGCTTCTCCAAACAGGCCCAGCAGGTGAAAGGCGCCAACTTCGTAGTCACCGGTGACGTCACCGAGTTCGGCCGCAAGGAAGTTGGCGATCACCAGCTGTTCGGCATTCTCGGCCGCGGCAAACAGCAGATCGCCTACGCCAAGGTGAATCTCAATATCGTCGACGTCAGCACGTCCGAAGTGGTCTATTCCACCCAGGGCGCCGGCGAGTACAGCCTGTCGAACCGCGAAGTGATCGGCTTCGGCGGCACCGCCAGTTACGACTCGACGCTCAATGGCAAGGTGCTCGACCTGGCGATTCGCGAAGCCGTGAACAACCTGGTCAGCGGTGTCGACAGCGGCGCCTGGCGCCCGGCCAAGTGA
- a CDS encoding TonB-dependent siderophore receptor encodes MSPRPSVSLRPLSLAIALALFAPLASAAEHYQLESGPLATQLNRLAAQAGIFLAGDASLTSGQHSRALDGSYSIEQALAILLEGSGLEAVKTGENRYELQPLPISGGMELSALSISGKAPGSTTEGTGSYTTWSTSSSTRLNLSPKETPQSIAVITRQRMDDQRLTNLSDVLEATPGVTVKPLGMGADAPQIWARGSSIKSFQIDGVPTSSSLSNYLQSTAIFDRIEIVRGATGMMSGLGTPSATINMIRKRPTYEPQVILNAEAGNWQRYGTGVDVSGPLTENGNIRARAVVDYKQQGAWTDNYQQDYFTLYGITEVDLNDSTLLTLGFSHITRDTDSPVRPSLLFYSNGQRIRFDAEDNDTPKWQYYDHELSSVFTSIEHSFESGWNAKAELTHTEYSYDTITGNLTGNIDQATGTGGIVRPVHWASDVGQDSLDAYVTGPFSLFGQEHELIGGVTLSQLQSSSPGYALRSALTVADASDWVDATPRPDFNRSGKSTSHEYQYGVYLSTRLHLSEDTSLLLGGRVTDWKQNKDSTSYTTGLKSKENSRESGIFVPYAGLVHTLNDTWSVYASYTQIFQPQDSFVQDYVESPAPEEGTSYEAGIKGSFNDGHLNSNFSVFRTEQDNLAVWSSAERTYDLYNDTTTEGVELELNGELAEGWNFTSGYVYSVTRNKDDERILTRAPRHSVKTFTTYRLPGALNKLTIGGGINWESKTGDNLHLYTQSSYALANLMARYDISENLTASLNVNNLFDKEYFMGSAGNGIYGPPRNFMTALKYTY; translated from the coding sequence ATGTCCCCTCGCCCCTCGGTTTCTCTACGCCCCCTGAGCCTGGCCATCGCCCTGGCCCTGTTCGCACCACTGGCCAGCGCCGCCGAACACTACCAACTCGAATCCGGCCCGCTGGCCACGCAACTCAACCGCCTCGCCGCTCAAGCCGGCATTTTCCTGGCCGGCGATGCCAGCCTGACCAGCGGCCAGCACAGTCGCGCTCTGGACGGCAGCTACAGCATCGAACAGGCGCTGGCGATCCTGCTTGAGGGCAGCGGCCTGGAAGCGGTGAAAACCGGCGAGAATCGTTATGAGCTACAGCCGCTACCAATCAGCGGTGGCATGGAGCTTTCGGCCCTGAGCATTTCCGGCAAGGCGCCTGGCTCGACCACCGAAGGCACCGGCTCTTACACGACTTGGTCGACGAGCAGTTCCACGCGCCTCAATTTGTCGCCCAAGGAAACACCACAGTCGATTGCGGTGATAACCCGACAACGCATGGATGACCAACGCCTGACCAACTTGAGTGACGTGCTGGAGGCCACCCCCGGAGTTACCGTCAAACCGCTGGGCATGGGAGCTGACGCCCCGCAAATCTGGGCGCGCGGCTCTTCCATCAAAAGCTTCCAGATCGATGGCGTGCCGACCTCGTCATCACTGAGCAACTACCTGCAAAGCACGGCAATCTTCGACCGCATCGAGATCGTGCGTGGCGCTACCGGCATGATGAGCGGGCTGGGAACACCATCCGCAACGATCAACATGATCCGCAAACGCCCAACCTACGAGCCGCAAGTCATCCTGAATGCCGAAGCAGGCAACTGGCAACGATATGGAACAGGAGTGGACGTCTCAGGCCCCCTGACGGAGAACGGTAATATCCGTGCTCGGGCAGTGGTCGATTACAAGCAGCAGGGAGCCTGGACAGACAATTACCAGCAGGACTACTTCACGCTCTATGGCATTACCGAAGTGGACCTGAATGACAGCACCCTGCTCACGCTCGGCTTCAGCCATATCACCCGGGACACCGACTCCCCGGTGAGGCCCAGCCTGCTGTTCTACAGCAACGGGCAGCGCATCCGATTCGATGCAGAAGATAACGACACGCCCAAGTGGCAGTACTACGACCACGAACTGAGCAGCGTCTTTACATCGATCGAGCACAGCTTCGAGTCAGGCTGGAATGCCAAGGCAGAGCTCACCCACACCGAGTACAGCTACGACACCATCACTGGAAACCTGACAGGCAATATCGACCAGGCAACCGGAACAGGTGGCATCGTGCGCCCGGTTCATTGGGCAAGCGATGTCGGTCAGGACAGCCTGGACGCCTATGTGACAGGCCCCTTCTCGCTGTTCGGGCAGGAGCATGAATTGATCGGGGGCGTCACGCTGTCGCAACTGCAGTCGAGCAGTCCTGGCTATGCGCTGCGATCCGCCCTCACCGTTGCGGATGCATCAGATTGGGTCGATGCGACACCAAGGCCTGACTTCAACCGCAGCGGGAAATCGACTTCTCACGAGTATCAGTATGGTGTGTACCTCAGCACCCGCCTGCACCTGTCTGAGGATACAAGTCTGCTACTGGGTGGCCGGGTAACCGACTGGAAGCAGAACAAGGACTCCACGTCTTACACAACTGGCCTCAAGAGCAAAGAAAACAGCCGTGAAAGCGGGATATTCGTGCCCTACGCGGGCCTCGTTCACACGCTGAATGACACGTGGTCGGTGTACGCCAGTTACACGCAGATATTCCAGCCGCAAGACTCCTTCGTCCAGGACTACGTCGAGTCGCCAGCGCCGGAAGAAGGCACCAGTTATGAAGCCGGCATCAAGGGCAGCTTCAATGATGGTCACCTCAACTCCAACTTTTCCGTGTTCAGGACCGAGCAGGACAACCTGGCCGTCTGGAGCAGCGCCGAGCGCACTTACGACCTCTACAACGATACGACCACTGAGGGCGTGGAGCTCGAGCTCAATGGCGAACTCGCAGAGGGCTGGAACTTCACTAGCGGCTACGTTTACAGCGTTACCCGCAACAAGGACGACGAGCGCATCCTGACCCGGGCGCCTCGACACAGCGTCAAGACCTTCACCACCTATCGTCTCCCAGGTGCCCTGAATAAATTGACGATTGGTGGCGGGATCAACTGGGAAAGCAAGACCGGCGACAACCTGCATCTCTACACGCAAAGCAGCTATGCCCTCGCCAACCTGATGGCTCGCTATGACATCAGCGAAAACCTGACCGCCTCGCTCAACGTCAACAACCTGTTCGACAAGGAGTACTTCATGGGGTCGGCGGGTAATGGCATCTACGGCCCGCCGCGCAATTTCATGACCGCCCTGAAGTACACCTACTGA
- a CDS encoding FecR domain-containing protein translates to MKRSSEAPDHTVLKQAAYWYAQLQGDADAVLRAEWQSWYAQHDSHRRAWQYVERIGTRFSPLQDDRDTAQHTLSAARQLKHSRRKVLLGLAMFGSGALLARLGWAPAQQSLLAWRADQRTAVGEIRSLSLEDGTRLWLNSSSALNIAYTAQRRVLRLIQGEVLIETARDSRPFLVETAQGSLQPLGTRFSIGQQADQTRLDVFEGQVAIRLGDQSEVATVVPAGRQRRFDAAQLNTEEAASNGRQSWSRGILQADERPLGDVITELARHHHGHIGVAPEIADLRVMGTFPLNDLQQSLSMLQSVLPIRIERPLPWWISLEARR, encoded by the coding sequence ATGAAGCGCTCGTCTGAGGCCCCGGATCACACCGTGCTCAAACAGGCTGCGTACTGGTACGCGCAACTGCAGGGCGACGCCGATGCAGTGCTGCGCGCCGAGTGGCAGAGCTGGTACGCCCAGCACGACAGTCATCGCCGCGCCTGGCAGTACGTAGAGCGTATCGGCACGCGCTTCTCGCCTTTGCAGGATGACCGCGATACCGCCCAGCACACCCTGAGCGCTGCCAGACAACTCAAACACTCCAGGCGCAAGGTGCTGCTGGGCCTGGCCATGTTTGGCAGCGGCGCCCTGCTCGCGCGTCTCGGTTGGGCGCCGGCGCAGCAGAGTCTGTTGGCCTGGCGTGCTGACCAGCGCACCGCCGTCGGTGAAATCCGCTCGCTTAGCCTGGAAGACGGTACACGCCTCTGGCTGAACAGCAGCAGCGCGCTGAACATTGCCTACACGGCGCAACGACGCGTGTTGCGCCTGATTCAGGGCGAAGTGCTGATCGAGACCGCCAGGGATAGTCGACCTTTTCTCGTCGAAACCGCTCAAGGCAGCCTGCAGCCGCTGGGTACCCGCTTCAGTATTGGTCAGCAGGCAGACCAGACGAGACTCGACGTGTTCGAGGGCCAGGTTGCCATTCGCTTGGGCGATCAGAGCGAGGTAGCCACGGTGGTACCCGCTGGCCGCCAGCGCCGTTTCGATGCCGCGCAGCTGAACACGGAGGAAGCGGCCAGTAACGGACGGCAGAGCTGGTCGCGAGGGATTCTGCAGGCCGATGAACGACCGCTGGGCGACGTGATCACCGAGCTGGCCCGCCATCACCATGGCCATATCGGTGTCGCACCGGAAATCGCCGATCTGCGGGTGATGGGTACCTTCCCGCTGAACGATCTGCAACAGAGCCTGAGCATGCTGCAAAGCGTGCTGCCGATCCGCATCGAACGGCCACTGCCGTGGTGGATCAGCCTCGAAGCCAGGCGGTAG
- a CDS encoding sigma-70 family RNA polymerase sigma factor, with translation MSTLDDSYARQVEGYYSAHHGWIHAWLSRRLGNVSDAADLAHDVFLRLLSKPRQFDSDSHARAYLHAMSRHVCVDFWRRREVEQAWLDVLASRPEVCAPSEEHRAMVLEALQQVHSMLARLPERVAEAFLLAQLQGLTYRQIAAQLGVSERTVTKYLAQAMYQCLLLEMELDEALV, from the coding sequence ATGTCTACCCTGGACGACTCCTACGCACGCCAGGTGGAGGGCTACTACAGCGCCCACCACGGCTGGATTCACGCCTGGCTGAGCAGGCGCCTGGGCAACGTCAGCGATGCGGCGGACCTGGCTCACGACGTGTTTCTGCGCCTGCTCAGCAAACCTCGCCAGTTCGACAGCGACAGCCACGCCCGCGCCTACCTGCACGCCATGTCGCGGCATGTGTGCGTCGACTTCTGGCGCCGTCGCGAGGTCGAGCAGGCCTGGCTCGATGTGCTGGCAAGCCGTCCCGAGGTCTGCGCGCCCTCAGAAGAACATCGAGCCATGGTGCTCGAAGCACTGCAGCAGGTTCACAGCATGCTTGCCCGCCTGCCGGAGCGGGTCGCCGAGGCCTTTCTGCTGGCTCAGTTGCAAGGCCTTACCTACCGCCAAATCGCCGCGCAGTTGGGCGTATCCGAACGCACCGTGACCAAGTACTTGGCCCAGGCCATGTACCAGTGCCTGCTGCTGGAGATGGAGCTGGATGAAGCGCTCGTCTGA
- a CDS encoding LysR substrate-binding domain-containing protein: MHFDLPDLRLFIHIAESPSLTQGARRASLSPAAASARIKALEGQLDTRLLYRDSRGVELTPSGQRLLQHARLIMRQVDYLKSEFTEYGSDSAGHIRIFANTTAVTEFLPEVLAGFLAERPGVTVDLQERLSRDIVRGVLDGGADLGIIAGPVEAAGLQVLHFSTDRLVLVVPDNHPLAGRDQVSLRDTLQYQHIGLHDGSTLLTFLREHVETLGGTLSLRIQMSSFEAICRMVEANVGIGIIPESAASRHRRTMKLHTIELNEAWAVRERSMLVRDLEALPGSVRALIATLLPESSTP, translated from the coding sequence ATGCACTTCGATCTGCCGGATTTGCGCCTTTTCATCCATATCGCCGAATCGCCAAGCCTGACTCAGGGCGCACGCCGTGCGTCGCTGTCGCCCGCCGCAGCCAGCGCGCGCATCAAGGCGCTGGAAGGCCAGCTCGACACCCGCCTGCTGTACCGCGACAGCCGTGGCGTGGAGCTGACACCCTCCGGTCAGCGACTGCTGCAGCATGCGCGGTTGATCATGCGCCAGGTCGATTACCTGAAAAGCGAGTTCACCGAATACGGCAGCGATTCGGCCGGGCATATCCGCATTTTCGCCAACACCACGGCAGTGACCGAGTTCCTGCCCGAAGTACTGGCCGGCTTCCTCGCCGAGCGCCCCGGCGTGACGGTGGATCTGCAGGAGCGCCTGAGCCGCGATATCGTCCGCGGCGTGCTCGACGGCGGTGCCGACCTGGGCATCATCGCCGGGCCGGTGGAGGCCGCTGGCCTGCAAGTGCTGCATTTCAGCACCGACCGCCTGGTGCTGGTAGTGCCGGACAACCACCCCCTGGCGGGCCGTGATCAGGTCAGCCTGCGCGACACCCTGCAGTACCAGCATATCGGCCTGCACGACGGCAGCACGCTGCTGACCTTCTTGCGTGAACACGTGGAAACCCTCGGCGGCACGCTGTCGCTGCGCATCCAGATGTCCAGCTTCGAAGCTATCTGCCGCATGGTCGAAGCCAACGTCGGCATCGGCATCATCCCCGAGTCCGCCGCCAGCCGACACCGCCGTACCATGAAGCTGCACACCATCGAGTTGAACGAGGCCTGGGCCGTACGCGAACGCAGCATGCTGGTACGCGACCTCGAAGCCCTGCCGGGCAGCGTGCGGGCGTTGATCGCCACGTTGCTGCCGGAATCCTCCACGCCGTAG